One Paraburkholderia agricolaris DNA segment encodes these proteins:
- a CDS encoding RidA family protein: MTIYDRIREAGITLPTLAIPATAFRPYVLLDNQLIVSGQLPVRDGKALFTGKVPDVVSVADAQSAARLCVVNILAWAHHATEGDLNRIRKVLRLGGFVATSDGFADAPAVINAASELVTQIFGERGSHARIAIGVASLPLNAPVEVEATFALAG, encoded by the coding sequence TTACGATCGCATTCGCGAAGCGGGAATAACGCTTCCGACACTTGCTATTCCCGCCACTGCATTCCGTCCCTACGTTCTTTTAGATAATCAACTGATCGTTTCGGGACAATTGCCGGTGCGCGACGGAAAGGCACTGTTTACCGGCAAAGTGCCTGACGTGGTGTCGGTAGCCGATGCTCAGAGTGCAGCGCGACTGTGCGTGGTCAACATCCTGGCGTGGGCACACCATGCTACGGAAGGCGATCTGAACCGGATCAGGAAGGTATTGCGACTCGGCGGCTTTGTCGCGACGTCGGACGGTTTCGCCGATGCCCCTGCCGTTATCAATGCGGCGTCCGAGCTTGTCACCCAGATTTTCGGTGAGCGAGGCTCGCACGCAAGAATCGCGATAGGCGTGGCAAGCCTGCCCCTCAATGCACCGGTGGAAGTCGAAGCGACGTTTGCGCTGGCGGGATGA
- a CDS encoding pyridoxamine 5'-phosphate oxidase family protein produces MTPTYLCADMRRTDLAWTDWPAIEKFLKDELICRAAVHDTPYPYITAQSFTFVGDAFLIHCSRFGKFSAAIHANPHLIIEIDRPVALLKAPKGQNTSLEYYSVIARCRAQITHLTKDVIAHQNQALDKFRPEKDYTPIEDGAANQIIAMRCVIDEMTAKKRILADGQYSPPGQPEAPYVRYPFAAGATLSGLPADAFDKNRFK; encoded by the coding sequence ATGACTCCCACCTACTTGTGCGCCGACATGCGCCGGACCGACCTCGCGTGGACTGACTGGCCCGCCATCGAAAAATTTCTGAAAGACGAACTGATCTGCCGCGCCGCGGTTCACGACACGCCGTATCCGTACATCACGGCGCAAAGCTTTACGTTCGTCGGCGATGCGTTCCTGATTCACTGCTCGCGATTCGGAAAATTTTCTGCAGCGATCCATGCCAACCCGCATCTGATTATTGAAATCGATCGACCGGTGGCGCTCCTTAAAGCACCCAAAGGACAAAACACCAGTCTCGAGTACTACAGTGTGATCGCTCGCTGCCGGGCGCAAATCACGCATCTGACGAAAGACGTGATCGCGCACCAGAACCAGGCGCTCGACAAATTTCGGCCGGAGAAAGACTACACGCCGATTGAGGACGGCGCGGCCAATCAGATCATCGCGATGCGATGCGTGATCGACGAGATGACGGCCAAGAAACGCATTCTCGCGGACGGTCAATATTCGCCGCCCGGTCAACCGGAAGCTCCCTATGTCCGGTACCCGTTTGCCGCGGGCGCGACCCTGTCTGGTTTGCCCGCAGACGCGTTCGACAAGAACCGCTTCAAGTAA
- a CDS encoding MFS transporter: protein MKMTGMEVVGGNAASRLERLPVCGYHRMLFVVIALAFFFDNVDLATMTFVLGSIKNEFGLSSAQAGMLGSASFAGMALGALCSGAAADRFGRKPVFQISMIVWGVGSYLCSTATDATSLGIFRLVLGVGMGMELPLAQTMLSEFIPAKSRGRYLAMMDGNWPLAFICAGLLSYYVLGAHGWRTLFLIESMPAVFLFVVRRYVPESPRWLESRGRHVEAAEIVERIEQSVMSRLQLKSLPATNPVAIELRDEQGLKVLWSKAYRSRTLTVGSLWFFSLLGFYGLNTWLGALLQQSGLAVTKSVLFTVYISLGGVPGFLWAAWAVERWGRKLTCVITLVGAAVMIFAFGRISHLSPGPSALIAVGALMQFFTFGMWAVLYTYTPELYPSRARASGCGFASFIGRLGALIGPTVVGLILPVWKNNGVFVFGALCFLVAALVVTRFGIETRGSTLENVSG from the coding sequence ATGAAGATGACAGGGATGGAAGTGGTAGGCGGCAACGCGGCCAGCCGGCTGGAACGGTTACCTGTTTGCGGCTACCACCGCATGCTGTTCGTAGTCATCGCGCTGGCATTTTTCTTCGACAACGTCGACCTCGCCACGATGACCTTTGTTCTCGGGTCCATCAAGAACGAGTTTGGCCTGAGCAGCGCGCAGGCTGGAATGCTGGGTAGCGCGAGCTTCGCCGGGATGGCGCTGGGTGCATTGTGTTCGGGAGCCGCCGCCGACCGGTTCGGCCGCAAGCCGGTGTTTCAGATCAGCATGATCGTGTGGGGCGTCGGCAGCTATCTGTGCTCGACCGCTACGGATGCGACCTCATTGGGTATCTTCCGGCTGGTTCTCGGCGTTGGAATGGGAATGGAGCTTCCGCTTGCGCAGACCATGCTATCGGAATTCATTCCGGCAAAGTCCCGGGGCCGCTACCTCGCAATGATGGATGGAAACTGGCCGCTGGCGTTTATCTGTGCCGGGCTGCTTTCATACTATGTACTGGGCGCGCACGGCTGGAGAACCTTGTTCCTGATCGAATCGATGCCGGCGGTCTTTCTATTCGTGGTTCGCCGCTATGTTCCCGAATCGCCGCGCTGGCTTGAATCGCGAGGACGGCACGTGGAGGCGGCGGAAATCGTCGAACGAATCGAGCAATCCGTGATGTCGCGCCTGCAATTGAAAAGTTTGCCGGCGACTAATCCGGTCGCTATCGAGTTGCGCGACGAGCAGGGTCTCAAGGTGTTGTGGTCGAAGGCTTATCGGAGCAGAACGCTGACGGTCGGTTCGCTGTGGTTCTTCTCCCTTCTTGGGTTTTATGGATTGAACACCTGGCTGGGCGCGCTCCTTCAACAATCCGGACTCGCCGTGACGAAATCGGTTCTGTTCACCGTCTATATATCGCTAGGCGGCGTGCCCGGCTTTCTATGGGCCGCTTGGGCGGTCGAGCGATGGGGACGCAAACTGACATGCGTCATCACCCTGGTGGGCGCCGCGGTGATGATCTTCGCGTTTGGCCGCATCTCGCATCTCAGTCCGGGCCCGTCTGCGCTGATCGCAGTCGGCGCACTGATGCAATTCTTCACGTTTGGCATGTGGGCCGTGCTCTACACCTACACGCCCGAGTTGTACCCGTCGAGAGCGAGGGCTTCGGGGTGCGGCTTTGCCTCATTCATTGGACGGCTTGGTGCGCTGATTGGACCGACGGTGGTCGGCCTGATCCTTCCAGTCTGGAAGAACAACGGCGTATTCGTTTTCGGTGCCCTCTGTTTTCTTGTGGCGGCACTCGTGGTGACGCGCTTCGGGATTGAAACTCGCGGCAGCACGCTGGAGAACGTGTCCGGTTAG
- a CDS encoding AAA family ATPase, giving the protein MNRFVVISGCSGGGKSTLLAELAQRGYAVVEEPGRRIVRAETENNGTALPWVDLPAFLRQVIAMALADRDAVRTSDDWVFFDRGIVDAAATLQHLTGEPMLATLGHAHRYHPRVFLTPPWPEIYVQDPERRHGIDSATSEYLRLLEAYPALGYDLSLLPKVGVTERADFVLETLGN; this is encoded by the coding sequence ATGAACCGGTTTGTCGTGATTTCCGGGTGCTCGGGCGGCGGCAAGTCAACGCTTCTCGCCGAACTTGCTCAACGGGGGTATGCCGTTGTGGAAGAGCCCGGCAGACGGATCGTACGTGCAGAGACGGAGAACAATGGCACTGCTCTACCTTGGGTAGATCTGCCTGCGTTCTTACGCCAGGTCATTGCGATGGCGCTCGCAGACAGAGATGCCGTTCGCACATCGGATGATTGGGTCTTCTTCGACCGGGGCATTGTCGACGCCGCGGCCACTCTCCAGCACCTTACCGGCGAGCCGATGCTGGCGACGCTCGGACATGCCCACCGCTATCACCCGCGCGTTTTCCTGACGCCGCCCTGGCCCGAAATCTATGTTCAGGACCCGGAGCGGCGTCACGGCATCGACAGTGCCACGTCGGAATACTTGCGACTTCTGGAAGCCTATCCGGCATTGGGATATGACCTTTCCTTATTGCCGAAGGTCGGTGTGACGGAGCGCGCAGACTTCGTCCTGGAGACGCTAGGCAACTGA
- a CDS encoding TonB-dependent receptor — protein MFPRENHSNFGPRTAVSLAVQRLLVSLVATAVVPTIVFAQTVEPPPAAMPPDGEAGMTTGTQAQSTVLPTVSIKATALPGELPAPYAGGQIATGGGIGVLGTGKVMDQPFATTNYTGQAMEDGQARTLADVVVNNASVRTQQSSGGFADVFQIRGFPVQATDVALNGLYGMVSASRMPVNLLERVEVLQGPGTLMYGMGPNGSIGGAINIVTKRADDEPLTRLTALYQSKGQFGVQADVGRRFGDEGQWGIRVNGMYKDGQTGIAHGNQSQGDGSIGLDYRGKKLRWSFDAYNISENTDEFRPQIGLGTATSVPAVPSGYTNFYPGSKLKLRDSALTTRLEYDINQYFTVYAAAGEHYGTSRQNFPYAFGMTSAGDFSVYNGYYDAYNRTKTVDLGVRSHFDTFGIHHTLVAGLTTLNQEQGYFYALSDTTAPSNLYNPSPLPMMTAPRGEPQRSSHLRLNSQQLIDTMSLWNNRLLLTGGLRRQTIGADNYDPTSGAQTSTYVKQAITPLAGIVFKPLSNISVYGNFTSGLSDGGTAPVGTANAGQAFAPYKSNQYEAGVKADWGRVMTTVSVFQISQPNGVTNPATNIYAYDGRSKVRGLELAAYGEAFRHLRLMASATIYDARLEGTAGGTTDGNEPVGIPHYALNLGADYDLPWLPGLAVNGRIIHTGAQYYDAANTLRLPSWTRYDVGVRYSAKIASKDVVFRANVENLFGSRYWIQQGTYLTTAAPRTVLLSAQIDF, from the coding sequence ATGTTTCCTCGGGAAAATCATTCGAATTTCGGTCCACGCACAGCGGTTTCGCTGGCCGTTCAGCGACTTCTGGTGTCGCTGGTTGCCACGGCCGTCGTGCCGACGATCGTCTTTGCACAAACTGTCGAACCACCGCCGGCTGCCATGCCCCCGGACGGGGAAGCGGGCATGACCACCGGCACTCAAGCGCAATCGACCGTGTTGCCGACTGTGTCCATCAAGGCGACGGCGCTGCCCGGCGAGTTGCCCGCGCCGTACGCGGGTGGACAAATCGCCACCGGGGGCGGCATCGGCGTGCTGGGCACGGGCAAGGTGATGGATCAGCCGTTTGCCACAACGAATTACACCGGGCAGGCAATGGAAGACGGGCAGGCGCGCACGCTTGCCGACGTCGTCGTCAACAACGCATCGGTGCGCACCCAGCAGAGCAGCGGCGGTTTCGCCGACGTCTTTCAGATTCGTGGTTTCCCGGTCCAGGCTACGGATGTTGCGCTAAACGGCCTCTACGGCATGGTGTCGGCGAGCAGGATGCCCGTCAACCTGCTGGAGCGCGTTGAAGTGCTTCAAGGTCCGGGCACCCTGATGTACGGCATGGGGCCAAACGGCAGCATTGGCGGAGCGATCAATATCGTCACCAAGCGCGCCGATGACGAGCCGCTGACCCGTCTGACCGCGTTGTATCAGTCGAAGGGCCAGTTCGGCGTGCAGGCCGACGTCGGCCGCCGCTTTGGCGATGAAGGCCAATGGGGCATCCGGGTCAACGGAATGTACAAGGACGGCCAGACGGGCATTGCCCACGGCAATCAGAGTCAGGGCGACGGCTCCATCGGACTGGATTACCGCGGCAAGAAACTGCGGTGGTCGTTCGACGCGTACAACATCTCGGAAAATACCGACGAGTTCCGGCCGCAAATCGGTCTGGGCACGGCCACGTCCGTTCCGGCCGTCCCATCCGGCTACACCAATTTCTATCCTGGCTCGAAGCTGAAACTGCGTGACTCGGCGCTCACTACGCGGCTCGAGTACGACATCAACCAGTACTTCACCGTGTACGCGGCAGCGGGCGAGCACTACGGCACGTCCAGGCAGAATTTCCCGTACGCGTTCGGCATGACCTCTGCCGGCGACTTCTCGGTCTACAACGGCTACTACGACGCCTATAACCGCACCAAAACCGTCGACCTCGGCGTGCGCTCGCATTTCGATACGTTCGGCATTCACCACACACTGGTTGCCGGGCTGACCACGTTGAACCAGGAGCAAGGCTACTTCTATGCGTTGTCCGACACGACGGCGCCGTCCAACCTCTACAATCCGTCGCCGCTTCCGATGATGACGGCGCCCCGTGGCGAGCCGCAACGCTCCAGCCATCTGCGTCTGAACAGCCAGCAGTTGATCGATACGATGTCCCTCTGGAACAACCGCCTGCTGCTGACCGGCGGCTTGCGTCGTCAGACGATCGGTGCAGACAACTACGATCCGACCTCCGGTGCCCAGACGAGCACTTACGTGAAGCAGGCAATCACGCCGCTTGCAGGCATCGTGTTCAAACCGCTATCGAACATTTCCGTCTACGGCAATTTCACGTCCGGTCTGTCGGACGGCGGTACGGCGCCAGTCGGCACGGCCAACGCCGGACAAGCCTTCGCGCCTTACAAGTCGAATCAGTACGAGGCCGGCGTGAAAGCCGACTGGGGCCGCGTGATGACAACGGTGTCGGTTTTCCAGATCTCGCAGCCGAACGGCGTCACGAATCCGGCGACCAACATCTATGCGTACGACGGCCGCTCGAAGGTGCGCGGTCTCGAACTGGCTGCCTATGGAGAAGCGTTCCGTCATCTGCGCCTGATGGCGAGCGCGACGATCTATGACGCCAGGCTGGAGGGCACGGCGGGTGGCACCACCGACGGCAACGAGCCGGTGGGCATCCCGCACTACGCGCTCAACCTCGGTGCGGACTATGACTTGCCTTGGCTACCGGGTCTGGCGGTAAACGGCCGGATCATCCACACTGGTGCGCAGTACTATGACGCCGCCAATACGCTACGTCTGCCGTCGTGGACGCGCTATGACGTTGGTGTCCGGTACAGCGCGAAGATCGCGAGCAAAGACGTGGTGTTCCGCGCGAATGTCGAGAACCTCTTCGGCAGTCGCTACTGGATCCAGCAAGGCACCTATCTGACGACCGCCGCGCCGCGAACAGTGCTTCTGTCGGCGCAGATCGATTTCTGA
- a CDS encoding AAA family ATPase, with amino-acid sequence MLIAFGGLPGTGKTTVARMLARKLAAVYLRIDTLEQALIASGSGGADIGPAGYLAAYAVAKDNLCLGLTVVADSVNALHVTRDAWRRVALEAGVRIVEIELICSDATAHRHRVEGRRADIPDHKLPTWRSVLERQYDAWESEHLVVDTANVSVEQVVETIARQLSVLPPEQSVSRSV; translated from the coding sequence ATGTTGATTGCGTTCGGAGGGCTACCCGGCACCGGAAAGACAACGGTAGCCCGAATGCTCGCTCGCAAGCTCGCTGCCGTTTATCTGCGCATTGATACGTTGGAGCAGGCGTTGATCGCATCCGGGAGCGGCGGCGCGGATATCGGACCTGCCGGCTACCTGGCCGCCTATGCCGTTGCGAAAGACAATTTATGCCTCGGGTTGACCGTTGTCGCGGACTCGGTCAACGCATTGCATGTGACGCGCGACGCCTGGAGACGTGTGGCGCTCGAAGCCGGTGTGCGCATCGTCGAGATCGAGCTGATTTGTTCTGATGCGACGGCGCACCGTCATAGGGTCGAGGGGCGACGGGCAGATATCCCCGATCACAAGCTGCCGACATGGCGGAGCGTGCTTGAACGCCAATATGATGCGTGGGAATCCGAGCATCTTGTGGTCGACACAGCTAACGTTTCGGTTGAGCAGGTCGTCGAAACTATCGCTCGTCAACTGTCGGTGTTACCCCCGGAGCAAAGCGTGTCACGCTCAGTGTGA
- a CDS encoding AraC family transcriptional regulator — MSTKQAATDNPDLSAATRKRMIALLRALAPDEGYNLTALPGVRILRSNRPLSRTPVLYDPGIVIVCQGRKRGYFGNDLYLYDEHHYLAVAAPVPFNMETEATQQRPLLALYLHLDFTLAAELAGQIDREGVTEHVQAPQSMMSTPMDDAMQASVLRFLEAMHRPLEAAVLGPGLLRELYFRVLTGKQGSSMREALAMRGQFGRIGRSLRLIHAGYAQPLDVLQLAEEAGMSVPSFHSHFKAITHVSPMQYVKSTRLHQARLLMIREELTADAASHAVGYTSASQFSREFKRLFGLTPAAETKRMRESFAIPAAFDDATYVSSH; from the coding sequence ATGAGCACGAAGCAGGCCGCTACGGACAATCCGGATCTTTCCGCGGCAACCCGGAAGCGCATGATTGCGCTGCTCCGCGCGTTGGCACCCGATGAGGGCTACAACCTCACGGCGCTGCCGGGCGTCCGCATCTTGCGGTCAAACCGGCCTCTGTCACGCACACCGGTTCTCTACGACCCCGGTATCGTGATCGTTTGCCAAGGCCGCAAGCGAGGTTATTTCGGCAACGATCTCTATCTCTACGACGAGCATCACTACCTGGCCGTAGCCGCGCCTGTTCCGTTCAACATGGAAACCGAGGCCACGCAGCAGCGCCCGCTGCTCGCGCTGTACCTCCACCTCGATTTCACCTTGGCTGCCGAACTGGCCGGGCAGATCGACCGTGAAGGCGTAACGGAACACGTGCAGGCGCCTCAAAGCATGATGTCGACGCCGATGGATGACGCGATGCAGGCGTCCGTGCTGCGTTTCCTTGAGGCGATGCATCGCCCGCTTGAAGCCGCTGTATTGGGCCCGGGCCTGCTACGCGAACTTTATTTTCGTGTGCTCACCGGAAAGCAGGGAAGCTCGATGCGCGAAGCTTTGGCGATGCGAGGCCAGTTCGGCCGGATAGGCAGATCGCTACGCCTCATCCATGCCGGCTACGCGCAGCCGCTGGACGTGTTGCAGTTGGCAGAAGAAGCGGGAATGAGCGTTCCGAGCTTCCATAGCCACTTCAAGGCAATCACACACGTTTCTCCGATGCAGTACGTGAAGTCAACCCGCTTGCATCAGGCTCGCCTACTGATGATCCGCGAGGAGTTGACTGCGGACGCCGCGAGCCACGCCGTGGGTTACACGAGCGCGTCCCAGTTCAGCCGAGAGTTCAAGCGGCTTTTTGGCTTGACGCCAGCGGCGGAGACGAAGCGTATGCGCGAGAGCTTCGCCATTCCGGCAGCGTTCGACGATGCGACGTACGTTTCGTCACACTGA
- a CDS encoding oxidoreductase: MASGKTLLITGVSSGFGRALAGEALAAGHKVVGTVRSEQAKHDFEALSANAALGRVLDVTDFDAVGGIVAEIEATVGPVDVLVNNAGYGHEGIMEESPLSEMRRQFDVNVFGAVAMMKAVLPFMRERRRGHILNITSMGGYITMPGITYYCGSKFALEGISEALGKEVKPFGIAVTAVAPGSFRTDWAGRSMTRTARSIADYDAIFDPIRTAREEKSGKQLGDPQKAARAMLAAIAADFPPTHLLLGSDALGLVRGKLSALENEIRDWESVTVSTDG, from the coding sequence ATGGCATCCGGCAAAACTCTACTTATCACTGGCGTCAGCAGCGGCTTCGGCCGTGCGCTTGCAGGCGAGGCGTTGGCGGCGGGACATAAAGTCGTCGGTACAGTGAGAAGCGAGCAGGCAAAGCATGATTTCGAGGCGCTTTCTGCGAACGCGGCTTTGGGACGTGTACTTGACGTGACCGACTTCGATGCCGTTGGCGGCATCGTGGCGGAGATTGAGGCGACCGTCGGACCGGTTGACGTTCTGGTCAACAACGCCGGTTACGGACACGAAGGCATCATGGAAGAATCGCCTTTGTCCGAGATGCGCAGACAGTTCGATGTGAATGTGTTCGGCGCTGTCGCCATGATGAAAGCCGTGCTGCCCTTCATGCGTGAGCGCAGACGTGGCCACATTCTGAATATCACGTCGATGGGCGGCTATATCACCATGCCGGGCATCACGTACTACTGCGGAAGCAAATTCGCGCTGGAGGGCATTTCCGAGGCGCTTGGCAAAGAGGTCAAGCCTTTCGGCATCGCCGTCACAGCCGTCGCGCCTGGCTCGTTCCGCACCGACTGGGCGGGTCGCTCGATGACGCGAACAGCCCGTTCGATTGCGGATTACGACGCTATCTTCGACCCCATTCGCACAGCGCGTGAGGAGAAGAGCGGCAAGCAACTGGGCGATCCTCAAAAGGCGGCACGCGCGATGCTCGCAGCAATCGCCGCGGATTTCCCGCCCACGCATCTTTTACTCGGCAGCGATGCACTCGGGCTCGTGAGAGGTAAGTTGTCCGCATTGGAAAATGAGATTCGCGACTGGGAGTCTGTCACGGTCTCAACCGATGGCTGA
- a CDS encoding LysR substrate-binding domain-containing protein, which yields MDTDKRAGKDAEKLPPLNALRHFEAVARLGSFAAAASDLHVTHWAVGKQIRLLEDWFGVPLFERRSRGVVPTDEGAALLNDVKGAFARLSSSVTRLRQESITRRITGVVRVNALASFSLCWLIPRLADFRARYPDIDVRLSTTSRKLRYVGGAFDVGVRSGPEDATGLMSTTLMPDLRLPACNPAVLLSHPIRTVADLRNHTLLHSTSTRTAWSDWLRGAGAPGLQGTHHLDFDHVFLQLGAAAEGLGVTLASLPLIEREIATGRLVCPLSEPVLRGPDYTLVVNTDRADDDAVIAFKDWIMATAAQNPVEPARSEPAQKIRRAKPHTTRSQR from the coding sequence ATGGACACAGACAAACGAGCGGGGAAAGACGCGGAAAAGTTGCCCCCCTTAAATGCGTTGCGGCACTTTGAGGCGGTCGCCCGCCTGGGGAGTTTCGCGGCTGCGGCGAGCGACCTGCACGTCACGCACTGGGCGGTCGGCAAACAGATTCGTTTGCTGGAAGACTGGTTCGGCGTTCCGCTTTTTGAGCGCCGTTCACGCGGCGTCGTTCCTACTGACGAAGGCGCTGCTCTGCTCAATGACGTCAAAGGCGCATTTGCGCGCCTGAGCAGTTCGGTTACCCGGCTGCGCCAGGAATCCATTACGCGTCGTATCACGGGCGTCGTGCGCGTAAATGCGCTGGCGAGCTTCTCTTTGTGCTGGCTAATACCGCGCCTGGCGGATTTCCGGGCTCGCTACCCGGACATTGATGTGCGGCTCTCCACAACCTCACGCAAGTTGCGCTATGTCGGCGGTGCATTCGACGTCGGCGTGCGATCGGGACCCGAGGACGCGACAGGCCTCATGTCAACGACGCTGATGCCCGACTTGCGCCTGCCCGCCTGCAATCCAGCGGTGCTGCTAAGCCACCCGATCAGGACGGTCGCCGATTTACGAAATCACACGCTCCTTCACTCCACAAGTACGCGCACAGCCTGGTCCGACTGGTTACGGGGGGCCGGTGCGCCAGGCCTGCAGGGTACCCATCATCTCGACTTCGATCACGTTTTCCTCCAACTGGGCGCAGCGGCCGAAGGCCTCGGCGTGACGTTAGCGTCGCTGCCACTTATTGAGCGCGAGATCGCAACCGGGCGTCTCGTGTGTCCGCTATCGGAGCCGGTGTTGCGCGGACCGGACTACACATTGGTCGTGAACACCGATCGCGCGGACGATGACGCCGTCATTGCATTTAAAGACTGGATCATGGCAACGGCGGCGCAAAATCCGGTAGAGCCGGCTCGCAGCGAACCTGCACAAAAAATTCGCCGAGCCAAACCGCACACCACACGATCGCAGCGCTAG
- a CDS encoding MFS transporter: MRLFSFSSPTTGVADGPGQSTSVSRTRVLWLSCTAHALHDGYTDMIYALLPVWQADFGLSFGALAMLRGIYAGTMATLQLPAGRLARTLGTRATLAFGTFLAALGYAVAGLSGSLLGLCVALAISGSGSSTQHPLASGAVSRAYGRNARGPLSIYNFSGDLGKSALPAAISLLITIMPWRHALWAVSTIGVLVAVVIALFLPSIPRDEYSLEETSSQNSNGSRSGFSLLLTIGVLDTAVRMGLLTFLPFLLKTKGISQPMMGTALALVFIGGAAGKFVCGWLGTRVGVIGTVLATEGGTAALILAVICLPLAPAMILLPLLGVMLNGTSSVLYGTVPELTSVERTERAFALFYTGTIASGALSPIVYGFLGDRIGVHGATIATAITALTIFPLALALRPHLRTT, encoded by the coding sequence ATGAGACTTTTCTCCTTCTCCTCCCCAACGACAGGCGTAGCCGACGGACCCGGTCAGTCGACCTCCGTCTCACGCACGCGCGTATTGTGGCTCTCGTGTACGGCGCACGCGCTGCACGACGGGTACACCGACATGATCTACGCGTTGCTTCCCGTTTGGCAGGCGGACTTTGGACTCAGTTTCGGTGCCCTGGCCATGTTGCGCGGCATCTATGCGGGCACGATGGCGACGCTGCAATTACCCGCTGGACGCCTCGCACGCACATTGGGCACGCGCGCGACGCTTGCGTTCGGCACCTTTCTGGCCGCGCTGGGCTATGCCGTCGCAGGCCTGTCTGGAAGCCTGCTGGGCTTATGCGTCGCGCTCGCCATCTCGGGAAGCGGCTCGAGTACGCAACATCCCCTGGCTTCAGGCGCGGTCTCACGAGCATATGGACGCAACGCTCGAGGGCCGCTCAGCATCTACAATTTTTCAGGCGACCTCGGCAAATCCGCGCTTCCGGCGGCTATCTCGCTTCTCATTACCATCATGCCGTGGCGCCATGCGCTTTGGGCCGTGTCGACGATTGGCGTTTTAGTCGCAGTCGTGATTGCACTTTTTCTCCCATCGATACCGAGGGACGAGTATTCCCTGGAGGAAACGTCGAGCCAGAACAGCAACGGTTCGCGATCGGGCTTCTCACTGCTGTTGACGATCGGCGTACTCGACACAGCCGTGCGCATGGGGTTATTGACCTTCCTGCCATTCCTCCTGAAAACGAAAGGCATCTCGCAACCGATGATGGGCACGGCGCTCGCACTCGTCTTCATCGGTGGCGCCGCCGGCAAGTTCGTTTGTGGCTGGCTCGGCACGCGCGTGGGGGTAATCGGAACTGTGCTCGCAACCGAAGGCGGCACGGCAGCGTTGATCCTTGCCGTGATTTGCCTGCCACTGGCGCCCGCCATGATCTTGTTGCCGCTGCTTGGCGTGATGCTCAACGGCACATCGTCTGTTCTTTATGGCACGGTGCCTGAACTGACTTCGGTCGAGCGTACCGAGCGAGCGTTTGCGCTCTTTTATACCGGTACCATCGCTTCGGGCGCACTCTCGCCGATTGTTTACGGTTTTCTGGGTGACCGAATCGGCGTACATGGCGCCACTATTGCGACGGCGATCACAGCGCTGACCATCTTCCCTCTGGCGCTTGCCCTTCGTCCTCATCTGCGCACGACGTGA
- a CDS encoding SDR family oxidoreductase: protein MNTVPQAPLILITGGGRGVGAATARLAAAQGYDVAISFVSDESAALAVAADVEAAGRRALPMRADSADPGQVAQLFAAIDQKFGRIDVLVNNAAIIARQSRLEDLEFERMQRVFAVNSIGPILCAQQAVKRMSRRYNGRGGAVINISSASARLGSPNEYVDYAASKGALETFTIGFAKEVARDGIRVNCIRPGHIYTDMHASGGEPGRVDRVKDSIPMGRGGQPEEVARAILWLASAEASFITGTFLDVTGGK from the coding sequence ATGAACACTGTTCCGCAGGCGCCGTTGATTCTGATAACGGGTGGAGGCCGGGGCGTAGGGGCGGCGACTGCGCGGCTTGCTGCCGCACAGGGTTACGACGTAGCGATAAGCTTCGTTTCCGACGAGTCCGCTGCCCTTGCGGTGGCGGCCGATGTGGAAGCTGCCGGGCGCCGGGCTTTACCGATGCGCGCAGACAGCGCAGATCCCGGGCAGGTCGCTCAGCTATTCGCCGCGATCGACCAGAAGTTCGGCCGGATCGATGTACTCGTGAATAACGCCGCGATAATTGCGCGGCAGTCCCGGCTGGAGGATCTCGAATTCGAGCGGATGCAGCGTGTCTTCGCGGTCAACTCGATAGGTCCTATCCTCTGTGCACAGCAGGCGGTGAAGCGGATGTCGCGTCGTTACAATGGCCGCGGCGGCGCGGTAATCAACATCTCGTCGGCATCGGCACGGCTTGGCAGTCCAAACGAATATGTCGACTATGCTGCCTCGAAGGGCGCGCTGGAGACATTCACTATCGGCTTCGCCAAGGAAGTCGCGCGGGATGGCATACGCGTCAACTGCATTCGCCCTGGGCACATCTACACGGACATGCATGCTAGCGGCGGAGAGCCGGGACGGGTGGATCGCGTCAAAGACTCGATACCGATGGGACGAGGCGGTCAACCTGAAGAGGTTGCGCGGGCGATTCTATGGTTGGCAAGCGCCGAGGCGTCCTTCATCACCGGCACCTTCCTCGATGTCACTGGCGGTAAGTGA